TTACATGATACGATGGCAACTGTTGAACAGTCTTCAGCCTCGATAGAAGAAATATCTGCAACGATTCAAGAAGTAACTAAGTCAGCACAACGCACGACCACTATAGCAAAAGATGGCAATAAAACTATGGAACTTGCAATGAAGGAAATACAAAACATGGATAGTTCCACACAAGAAGTATCAAATTTAATACATGAATTAGGCTTGAAATCAGAAGAAATTGGCAAAATTGTTGTGCTAATAAATGCGGTTGCAGAGCAAACGAATTTATTAGCATTAAACGCAGCTATTGAGGCAGCAAGGGCAGGGGAGCATGGTAAAGGCTTTGCCGTTGTAGCGGATGAAGTAAGAAAGCTAGCCGAACAATCTCAAAAGGCAACAAAAGATATTTCAAGCTTAATTTCTATTATCCAAGAACAGATTCAACATGCTGTAGGTGCAGTTAATGAAAACAGGCAAGTTGTAGAAAACGGTAATCAAGTTATAGCAGAGGGAGCAAATATTTTTCAAACAATTGGGACATATATAAATATTGTATCTGAACAAATATCCCATGTATCAATTGCTACGGACGAATTAGCTAAAGGTAGTGAAAATATAGTTGTAGCTATAAATACAATTGAAGAAATAGCTAGACAAGTTGCTGAAACAAGTTCCGAAATGACTAAGACGACAGAAGAACAGACTACAGCAATAGATAATATTTCACTTTCCGCTAAAAATCTAGCAAAATTAGCCCATGAACTACATGAAGAAATTAAATTCTTTAAATTAAAATAGGTTATATAAGTCAAAATCTGTTTTAACTAAAATAACTAGCCCGCTATTATCGAATAGCGGGTTTTTAATTGCACAAACTAAAGCTAATCGTAAACACTGGAGGTGGTGTAAAAATGCATACAATGTGGAAAGGATCTATAAGTTTTGGCCTAGTAAATATTCCAGTTAAAATGTATACAGCTACTGAAGATAAGGATATACGCTTTCGGCAATTACACAAAGAAGATCATTCGCCAATTCGCTACCAGAAAACGTGTCAAGCATGCGAAAAAGAAGTAAATAATGAAGATATTGTTAAAGGATATGAATATCAACCTGGTGAATATGTGATTATTGAAGAAAGCGACTTGAAGGAGTTAGAGCCTGAAGCGACAAAATCGATCGAAATTTTAGATTTTGTAGATTTAAAAGAAATTGACCCAATCTACTTTGATAAGACCTATTACCTATCCCCAGGAGAGACTGGCACTAAAGCTTACGCATTATTAAAAAGTGCAATGGATGAAATGAATAAGATTGCAATTGCAAAAATTATTATTCGCGCTAAAGAATCTTTAGCTGCAGTGAGAATCTATAAAAAGTGCATTGTACTAGAGACAATTTTTTATCCAGATGAAATTCGTGACTATACACAGGTTCCTGGTATCCCTGAAAAAGAAGATAATGTTAATGCAAATGAATTAAAGATGGCTAAGCAAATAATTGAAAATCTCTCAACAAGCTTTGAACCTGAGAAATACTCAAATGATTATCGCCAGAAGCTCTTAGAAATTATTGAAGCAAAAATAGATGGTAAAGAAACAAAACTCGCACCGCAAGCAAAACGAACTAATGTGGTGGACTTAATGACAGCCTTACAGGCTAGCTTAGAAGAGACAAAGGGTAAGAAAAAACAAACACGCACAAGAAAAAAATCAGAGCAATTAGTAAATACATAACCTGAAAATGAGGGGAAAGGGCATGATATTACCTTGCTCTATACTGCCGATGGAACCGTTAAGTGCAGAAAAAGTTCCCAGTGGTAGTGACTATATACATAGTGTCAAATGGGACGGTGTCCGGCAACTTGTATATTTAGAAAACAAAACAGTTAGGATTCATAATCGTAAATTAAATGACCGGACTCAAACATACCCAGAGCTACATCGTCTCAATAATTTTATTACTGGTGACGGTATAGTTATTGATGGAGAGGTTGTAGCTATAATTGATGGAAGAGCAAGCTTTAATAGGGTGATGAAGCGTGATTTTGTAAGAACACTAGAAACAGCAAACAGGCTACAAAAAACTATTCCAATAACCTATATGGCCTTCGA
The sequence above is a segment of the Desulfuribacillus alkaliarsenatis genome. Coding sequences within it:
- a CDS encoding Ku protein — its product is MHTMWKGSISFGLVNIPVKMYTATEDKDIRFRQLHKEDHSPIRYQKTCQACEKEVNNEDIVKGYEYQPGEYVIIEESDLKELEPEATKSIEILDFVDLKEIDPIYFDKTYYLSPGETGTKAYALLKSAMDEMNKIAIAKIIIRAKESLAAVRIYKKCIVLETIFYPDEIRDYTQVPGIPEKEDNVNANELKMAKQIIENLSTSFEPEKYSNDYRQKLLEIIEAKIDGKETKLAPQAKRTNVVDLMTALQASLEETKGKKKQTRTRKKSEQLVNT